A single region of the Rhodospirillaceae bacterium genome encodes:
- a CDS encoding 2-isopropylmalate synthase: protein MSNDNNRIIIFDTTLRDGEQSPGASMTLDEKLRIAEVLEEMGVDVIEAGFPIASDGDFEAVNEIAKTIKNSTICGLARATHMDIDRCAEAIKPAESGRIHTFIATSPLHMKYKLQMEPDAVLEKVIDSVTYARKFTDNVEWSCEDGSRSDHDFLCRCVEAAIEAGAGTINVPDTVGYAVPDEFSALISMLMNRVPNIDKAIISVHCHNDLGLAVANSLAAVQAGARQVECTVNGLGERAGNAAAEEVVMALKTRHDHMPFTTDIKTEGIIKASRLVSTVTGFTVQPNKAIVGANAFAHESGIHQDGMLKNAQTYEIMTPESVGLTQSKLVMGKHSGRHAFREKLKELGYELGDNAVSDVFKRFKDLADKKKDIYDEDLIALVDDQVVRSDDRVAVESLEIKCGTVHRPPMAGLSLVVDGDVKSCESTGDGPVDAAFNAIKELFPHSARLQLYQVHAVTQGTDAQAEVTVRLDEDGRTVNGQSADTDTIVASVKAYVNALNKLLEKRKKSAPDALSA from the coding sequence ATGAGCAACGACAACAACCGAATTATAATATTTGATACCACATTGCGCGATGGTGAGCAGTCGCCAGGCGCTTCCATGACCTTGGATGAAAAACTGCGGATTGCAGAAGTCCTCGAAGAAATGGGCGTGGATGTCATCGAAGCGGGCTTTCCAATCGCCTCCGATGGTGACTTTGAAGCCGTCAACGAAATCGCCAAGACTATAAAAAACTCGACAATTTGCGGCTTGGCACGTGCCACCCACATGGATATCGACCGGTGCGCTGAAGCAATTAAACCTGCCGAAAGTGGTCGTATTCACACCTTTATCGCCACCAGCCCGCTGCATATGAAGTATAAGCTGCAGATGGAGCCGGACGCGGTATTGGAAAAGGTGATTGATAGCGTTACTTATGCGCGGAAATTCACCGATAATGTTGAATGGTCGTGCGAGGATGGATCGCGCAGCGATCATGATTTCCTCTGTCGCTGTGTCGAGGCGGCCATTGAGGCTGGGGCCGGGACCATCAATGTTCCTGACACCGTTGGTTATGCGGTGCCTGACGAATTTTCGGCATTAATTTCGATGCTCATGAACAGGGTGCCGAATATCGATAAGGCGATTATTTCGGTTCATTGCCACAATGATTTGGGATTGGCAGTGGCAAATTCTCTGGCAGCGGTTCAAGCCGGTGCCCGGCAAGTCGAATGCACCGTTAATGGACTGGGCGAACGGGCCGGCAATGCGGCGGCGGAAGAAGTCGTCATGGCGTTGAAAACGCGTCACGACCACATGCCTTTTACCACGGACATTAAGACCGAAGGCATTATCAAGGCCTCGCGCTTGGTTTCCACCGTGACGGGCTTCACTGTGCAGCCGAATAAGGCGATCGTCGGGGCTAACGCCTTCGCTCATGAATCGGGCATTCATCAGGATGGCATGCTGAAGAATGCTCAGACTTATGAGATCATGACGCCCGAATCGGTTGGGCTTACGCAGTCAAAATTGGTTATGGGTAAGCATTCAGGCCGTCATGCGTTCAGGGAGAAGCTCAAGGAATTGGGCTATGAACTTGGTGATAATGCGGTTTCTGATGTCTTTAAACGCTTCAAGGACTTGGCCGATAAGAAAAAGGATATCTATGACGAGGATCTGATCGCGTTGGTTGATGATCAGGTTGTTCGGTCCGATGACCGGGTCGCCGTGGAAAGCTTGGAAATTAAGTGCGGCACGGTGCACCGTCCGCCTATGGCCGGGCTAAGCCTGGTTGTGGACGGTGATGTCAAATCATGCGAATCGACCGGTGACGGCCCTGTTGACGCAGCGTTCAACGCGATTAAGGAGTTGTTCCCGCATTCGGCTCGTCTGCAACTGTATCAGGTCCATGCTGTGACCCAAGGAACGGATGCACAAGCTGAAGTTACGGTTCGTCTGGATGAAGACGGTCGCACGGTAAATGGACAAAGTGCGGACACGGATACCATCGTTGCCTCGGTAAAGGCTTACGTGAACGCTTTGAACAAGCTGCTTGAAAAAAGAAAGAAATCTGCCCCCGATGCGCTTTCTGCCTAG